From the Phycisphaerae bacterium genome, the window CGCTGTACGTCACACCTCGGGAGGAAGATCCGCAGATCGTCGTTCCGCTGGCAGACGTGTTTGTCAGCTTTCCGGGGCACTCGGCGCGGGAAGTGGAGCAGCTTGTCGCCACCCCCCTGGAGAAACTCCTCTTCGAGATCGACGGCGTCGAATACGTCTACTCCATGTCGCGGGATGAGCGGGCTGTCATCACCGTTCGCTTCTACGTCGGAGAAGATCGCGAACGAAGCCTGGTGAAACTCTACAAACGGATGGACGAGAATATCGACATCGTTCCCCCGGGTGTTGCGGGCTGGGTGATCAAACCGGTCGAAATCGACGACGTGCCCATCGTCACCCTCACCCTGACGAGTGCCACTTCGAGCGATTTCGTCTTGCGCCGAGTCGCCGAGGAGATGGCCCGGCGACTGGCCGAGGTACCGGATCTCTCTCGAGCCTACGTGATTGGCGGGCGAGGTCGCGTTGTTTACGCTTATCTGGATCTGGACCGGATGCAGGCTTACGGACTTGCGCCGCTGGAAATTCGTTCGGCCCTCCAGAGCACCAACGTCTTTGCGGTTTCCGGCGAATTCACCCGGAACGATGAAGTGTTCCAGGTGGCGGGCGGGATGCCCGTAACGTCATCGCGGGAATTGCCTGAACTCGTAGTCGGCGTACACGACGATCGGCCGGTCTTTCTCAAGGACGTGGCCGATGTCGTCGACGGCCCCGACGAGGTCGAAGCTTATGTCCGTCACGCGTGGGGACCGGCGGCAGGTTTCGAGATGCACGCCGGTTCGGCAGGCACGCCGCTCTCGGAATCGGTGGGAATTTCAGTGGCTGAAGTCCCCCACGCCGCTGTGACCGTCGCTGTGGCCAAGAAGCGGGGCACAAACGCGGTCAACGTGGCCAATGCGGTTCTCACTGCGGCGCGTGAGCTCCAACAGCAGATGGTTCCCGACGACATCGACGTCATCGTGACGCGCAACTACGGCCGAACTGCGAACGAGAAGGTCAACGAGCTCGTCGAAGCGCTTGCTGTGGCGATCGTGATCGTCATTGCGCTGCTCACACTCGGCATGGGCTGGCGGGAAGCGCTGATCGTCGCGCTGGCGGTGCCCGTGGTCTTCGGGCTTACTCTGACCGTCAATCTACTGCTGGGTTATACGATCAACCGCGTGACGCTGTTTGCATTGATTCTCTCCCTGGGCTTACTGGTCGACGACCCCATCGTCGACGTGGAGAACATCTCCCGGCATTTCGTCCTGCGTGGCCGGGCAACGCGCGAGATCGTTCTCGAGGCCGTCGCCGAGATTCGCCCTCCACTGATCACGGCCACGCTCGCCGTGATCGTCTCCTTCCTGCCGATGTTCTTCATCACAGGCATGATGGGGCCGTATATGCGTCCAATGGCCCTGAACGTACCGGTGGCCATGCTTATGTCGATGGTCGTGGCGTTCACCATTACGCCCTGGCTCGCGTTTCACTTCCTGAAGCGCGGCAGACCTGAAGGGCCCGGCGAAGGCGAATCGGAGTCTGATCCGCACGACATCGGAAAAATCAGGAATACGGCGCTGTACCGCTTCTTCTATCCGCTCATGGCGCCATTGCTTCGCTCGCGAGCTGCCTCGTGGGGTTTCCTGGGCGTCATCGCCCTTCTGACGGCACTCGCAGCCATGCTGGCTGCGACACGGCATGTGCCGCTGAAGATGCTCCCGTTCGACAACAAGAACGAGTTGCTTCTCGTGCTGGACTTCGACGAGGGGACCACCCTGGAGCGGAGCGATGCCGCGGTTAGGTCGTTTGAGTCCTTTCTGGCAAGTGTGCCGGAGGTCGCCGACTTTGTCTCCTACGTCGGCGTTGCTTCGCCCATGGATTTCAATGGAATGGTTCGCCATTACTACTTGCGAAAGGGCCCCAACGTTGCGGAGATCCGTATCAACCTTGTCGGCAAGAAGAACCGGCGTGACCAGAGCCATGGGATTGCCCTGCGAATACGCGATCCGCTTACTGATATCGCCAGCGCACATGGTGCAAGTCTCAAGATCGTCGAGACGCCTCCGGGACCTCCCGTGATTGCGAGCGTTGTCGCAGAAGTGTATGGCCGGCCGGATCACACCTATGAGCAGATCATCAGCGCCGCTCACACGGTGCGGACGCGTCTGGCGAAGGAACCCGGGGTCGTTGACGTAGACGATTCCGTTGAAGCGGACTGGACGAGGCTGACCTTCGTGCCCGACCAGGAAAAAGCCGCCATCAACGGCGTCAGCGTAGAGGACATTGTTGAGTCGCTTCGGCTCTGCCTGGAGGGCGCAGAGGCCGGGATCGTGCACGACCCGTGGGAACGCCAGCCGCTGATGATCGAACTGCGCCTGCCGCGTTCCTTGCGGTCCAGTCGCTGGGACTTGGGCCAGATTCGCGTGAAAGGGCGAGGAGGGAATCTCGTCGCGCTGGCCGAACTCGGGCGTTGGGAAGAGTCGCGTGTCGCCAAGACGATTTACCACAAGAATCTTCAGCGCGTTGTCTACGTGTTCGCGGAGACGGCGGGACGGCCCCCGGCCGATGTCGTCGTCGATGTGCTGGCCGACCAAACGAGAGAGCCGCCACAAAATACCGGGACAGCTGACGCCGGCGGGGTCGAACAAGCGCAGCCGCTTTCCGTCGACAGGCGTACGTTCTTTGATTCCGGAGGAGGGATCGCCTGGTGGATTCCTGGGGGATTCCGCGCTGACTTCTCGGGCGAGGGCGAATGGAAGATCACGCTCGATGTCTTCCGCGATCTGGGCCTGGCTTTCGGCGCGGCCCTTGTCGGCATCTACGTTCTGCTCGTGGCGCAGACAGGCTCATTCATGATTCCGGTCGTGGTCATGCTGGCCATCCCGCTGAGCATCCTCGGTATCATGCCCGGATTCTGGCTGCTCAATGCGCTTGCCGGCGGGCAGATCGGTGCGTACGCCGATCCCGTGTTTTTCACAGCCACAGGTATGATCGGCATGATCGCCCTCGCCGGCATCGTCACCCGCGACGCGATCATCCTCGTCGACTTCATTCATCTTTCGATGGCCCGCGGGCGGACGCTCTTCGACGCGATCATGGAAAGTCGGGTCGTGCGTTTGCGCCCCATTCTGCTCACCGCCGGCACGGCCATGCTTTCGGCTGCCCCGATCACGATCGATCCCATTTTCTCGGGTCTGGCCTGGTCGCTCATCTTCGGCCTGTTCGCGTCCACGGTCTTCACGCTGTTCGTGATTCCAGTGGCCTATTGGTTGCTGCATGCTTCCCCCGACGACCGGGCAAATGCGAGCAGATAGACCAACTGAGCCGCGTCAGGTCTGACGCTTCCTCACGCCGCCGAGAGGAATGGCAAGGATCGCGCAGGACAATCCCGTCAAGGGAGCGTCGCTCTCCTCTCGACGATTACGCACCATTCACCCAGATTTCATCGCGATCTCAGGCGGCCTGCGTAATTAAGAATCGACCACGATGGTTGATGGTGTCATACTCAAGGGACGAACACCTTTTGAATCCGTGGCCCGTGGTCCGATGTGGTCGGGCGCGACTGGTACTTAAAAGGCTGCGCAGACTGAGTTTTTCGGATTCGCGAGGCAAGAGATAGCCCACTTGATACGTTGGCAACCTTGCGCTTCGCATAGATCACTCCATGTTTGGAAAGAGCGTCAAGCTATTCACGCTATTCGGGTTCCCGGTGCGGGCGGACATTAGCTGGCTGCTGGTCGTGCTCCTGCTGAGCTGGTCGCTGGCCCAGGGTCTGTTTCCGACGACGCACCCCGGACTGTCCCAAGCCCAGTACTGGACCATGGGTGTTGTCGCCACGGTCGGCCTGTTTGTCTCGATTGTTCTACACGAGTTCGGTCACTCCCTGGTCGCGCGCCGTCACGGCATGCCCATGAAGGGAATTACGCTCTTTATATTCGGTGGCGTAGCGGAAATGCAGGATGAACCTCCCAGCCCAAGAGCCGAGTTCCAAGTGGCCGTCGCCGGACCGATCGTCAGCGTCATTATCGGCGCACTGTGCATAGGCATTGCCTCGTCCGGCAGCCTCTTCCATTGGCCGCGGGCCGTGACCGGTGTGCTGGGATACGTCGGATTCATGAACGTTATCCTCGTTGTGTTTAATCTTGTTCCGGCGTTTCCATTGGATGGCGGGCGCGTGCTGCGTTCCGCCCTCTGGCAATGGAAGAAGAATCTGCGAAGAGCGACGCGCATCACATCCAACATTGGAATGATCTTCGGTCTCACGCTGGTGGTCCTGGGCTTGTTAAGCATTGTGACCGGCAACTTCATCGGCGGCTTGTGGTGGGTCCTAATCGGGCTGTTCCTTCGGGGCGCCGCGCAATTGTCCTACCGGCAACTGCTGGTTCGGCGCGCACTGGAAGGGGAAGCGGTTCGCCAGTTCATGTCGACGGAGCCGATTACCGTTTCCCCCACCACAAGCCTGAAGGATGTTGTGGAGAACTATATCTATCGTTACCACCACCGCATGTTCCCCGTGACGCAGAACGGTAAGCTCGTGGGGTGCATATCATCGCGCGAGGTTCGCGATATTCCACAACAGCAGTGGGACCAGAAGGCCGTGCAGGAGCTGGTACGCCCTTGCAGCGAGGATAACACGATGTCACCGGACCTGGATGCCGTGAAGGCACTGGGAAGAATGCGGCGCGACGGCAATTCGAGGTTCATGGTGGTAGACGATGGACGACTTGTCGGGATTCTTTCGCTCAAAGATCTGCTCAAGTTCCTTTCACTGAAGATGGAGCTCGAAGAGGATGTGCCGCCGCGCCTCGCCGGATTGGGGTCGCAACCAGAGTAAGTACGTTGTGATCGGCAAGGAGCCGCTGCGAAATACCGCTTAGGGCGTTGAGAAGAAAGGCATGACATGGCTTCGCAATATCATGAACCAGTTGATGAATTGTCGCCCGACGCTCGAGACCTCCACCGGGCACTGTCCAGCCTGATGGAAGAGATCGAGGCCATCGACTGGTACAACCAGCGGGCGGATGTCTGCGAGGATGACCACCTGAGGGAAATCCTGTTACACAATCGAGATGAGGAGATGGAACACGCTGCAATGGCGCTGGAGTGGCTTCGCCGGCGCATGCCGGAGATTGATGAAAAGCTCAGGACTTACTTGTTCACTTCGCAACCGATCACCGAACTGGAAGACAACGCCGAGGACAACGGGGCGACTGCAGGCAAAGGCCTGCATACCGTCGGAGACCTCGGCCTGCGTAGACTCAGCGGATAGGGAAGCACAAATTGAGCAACATGATGACAGATTGGCACCGACGAACGCTTGCCCCTTTGACACCCGAGGCATGGAATGAGGTTGATTCCACGGCGCGACGTATACTCACGAGCCAGCTTTCCGCTCGGCGGCTGGTAGACTTCGATGGACCACATCAGCCGTTGATGGGCGCAGCCAATTCCGGTCGCCTGGAGATTTCGAAGACAGAAGGACCGGGTGGGGTCCCCTGGGGGCTGCGCAAGGTGGAGCCGCTGGTCGAACTCCGTATTCCCTTCGTCGTGAATCAGATGGAGCTCGATAACATTACGCGTGGTTGCCGCAACCCCGATCTGAGTGCCCTGGAGAAGGCTGCCGGAAAACTGGTCCGTTTTGAAGAAACGGCCATTTATCACGGCTTCGAAGCCGGCGGCATCCAGGGAATCACTCCGAGCTCTTCGCACGATGCGGTGCCCTTGCCTTCCGACGCCGGAGCATTGACGCAGAGCGTGGCCGAAGGCGTGAGGACATTGAGGGTATCCGGGATAGGTGGCCCATACGCGCTCGTCTTGGGCGGTGAACCCTTTTTTGCCCTGATGCAAGCGGGCACAACCGGGTATCCACCTATTCGCATCATCCGGAATACGCTTGGCGGTGAAGTGCTCTGGAGCCCGGCGCTGCAAGGCGGCGTTCTTCTTTCCACGCGAGGCGGCGACTTTGAGCTCGTCGTCGGTGAGGACATTTCGATCGGATACGCCATGCACGACCGCGACAAAGTCGAGCTTTATCTTGCCGAATCATTCACCTTTCGTGTTCATGAACCCGCCGCCGCGCTCGCTCTGCAATCGGCATGACGGACTCTGATGTTGCTGTTCCTTGGGTTCATGCTGTGCTTGTGATCCGCGGCGCCGGGACAGGAGTCCCTATCAGTGCCGGAATTGCCTGACGTCGCTGTCTTCGGTCAGTACATTAACGCGACAGCGCTGCATCGCAACATCGTGCGCGCAACGGCCAGTGATGCTCGCGTCGTCATGGGCGACTCCCTCAAGGCCCTTCAGCGAAAGCTGAAAGCGGACGCGCTGGATTCCACGGCGCGACATGGCAAGTATCTTGGGGTTCGGCTCGCAAGTGGTCGTTGCCTCGTCCTGCATTTCGGGATGACCGGCAACATTAAATACCTCAAAGTCAACGGAGATCCGCCCAAGTACAGCAAGCTGGTTCTCCAATTCGAGGACCACTACCAACTGGCCTATATCAACAAGCGCCGACTTGGCCGAATACAACTGGTAGAAGACTGGGACGCGTTTCTCGGGGGAGCCTCTCTCGGCCCAGACGCACTCCAGATAAAGAAGAGTGACTTCATCCAGTTACTCACGGTGGGGAAGGGATCGGTCAAGACTCGCCTGATGAATCAGAATGTACTGGCTGGACTGGGAAATGTCTATACCGATGAGACCTTATTCCAGTCCGGGATACACCCAGCCACGCATGTCAGTCGGATCACCCGCGCAAGAGCCTCGGACATCTGGCGTACCATGCGACACGTCTTGCGGACTGCGATTGATCGGAAGGCAGATCCCAATTCCCTGCCCGATTCCTGGTTGACACCACAACGCGGCGAAAACCAGTGTCCGTGCTGCAAGGGAAAGTTACGTCGCACGAAAGTCAGCGGCCGAACGTCGGTATTCTGCCCGCACTGCCAGCACAAATAGGCTGGGACCGGGCGCTATTTTGTAAGTGCCCCGAAGGCCAACAACCTCTCGCAAGTGCATGGACCTGAAGGCCCGCGCCATTGCCGCGGACAAGGC encodes:
- a CDS encoding efflux RND transporter permease subunit, with product MAASGATPSSERHHDFTNAVVSAFLNSNLSLILILLAAAVGLTSLYVTPREEDPQIVVPLADVFVSFPGHSAREVEQLVATPLEKLLFEIDGVEYVYSMSRDERAVITVRFYVGEDRERSLVKLYKRMDENIDIVPPGVAGWVIKPVEIDDVPIVTLTLTSATSSDFVLRRVAEEMARRLAEVPDLSRAYVIGGRGRVVYAYLDLDRMQAYGLAPLEIRSALQSTNVFAVSGEFTRNDEVFQVAGGMPVTSSRELPELVVGVHDDRPVFLKDVADVVDGPDEVEAYVRHAWGPAAGFEMHAGSAGTPLSESVGISVAEVPHAAVTVAVAKKRGTNAVNVANAVLTAARELQQQMVPDDIDVIVTRNYGRTANEKVNELVEALAVAIVIVIALLTLGMGWREALIVALAVPVVFGLTLTVNLLLGYTINRVTLFALILSLGLLVDDPIVDVENISRHFVLRGRATREIVLEAVAEIRPPLITATLAVIVSFLPMFFITGMMGPYMRPMALNVPVAMLMSMVVAFTITPWLAFHFLKRGRPEGPGEGESESDPHDIGKIRNTALYRFFYPLMAPLLRSRAASWGFLGVIALLTALAAMLAATRHVPLKMLPFDNKNELLLVLDFDEGTTLERSDAAVRSFESFLASVPEVADFVSYVGVASPMDFNGMVRHYYLRKGPNVAEIRINLVGKKNRRDQSHGIALRIRDPLTDIASAHGASLKIVETPPGPPVIASVVAEVYGRPDHTYEQIISAAHTVRTRLAKEPGVVDVDDSVEADWTRLTFVPDQEKAAINGVSVEDIVESLRLCLEGAEAGIVHDPWERQPLMIELRLPRSLRSSRWDLGQIRVKGRGGNLVALAELGRWEESRVAKTIYHKNLQRVVYVFAETAGRPPADVVVDVLADQTREPPQNTGTADAGGVEQAQPLSVDRRTFFDSGGGIAWWIPGGFRADFSGEGEWKITLDVFRDLGLAFGAALVGIYVLLVAQTGSFMIPVVVMLAIPLSILGIMPGFWLLNALAGGQIGAYADPVFFTATGMIGMIALAGIVTRDAIILVDFIHLSMARGRTLFDAIMESRVVRLRPILLTAGTAMLSAAPITIDPIFSGLAWSLIFGLFASTVFTLFVIPVAYWLLHASPDDRANASR
- a CDS encoding ferritin; this encodes MASQYHEPVDELSPDARDLHRALSSLMEEIEAIDWYNQRADVCEDDHLREILLHNRDEEMEHAAMALEWLRRRMPEIDEKLRTYLFTSQPITELEDNAEDNGATAGKGLHTVGDLGLRRLSG
- a CDS encoding site-2 protease family protein, whose product is MFGKSVKLFTLFGFPVRADISWLLVVLLLSWSLAQGLFPTTHPGLSQAQYWTMGVVATVGLFVSIVLHEFGHSLVARRHGMPMKGITLFIFGGVAEMQDEPPSPRAEFQVAVAGPIVSVIIGALCIGIASSGSLFHWPRAVTGVLGYVGFMNVILVVFNLVPAFPLDGGRVLRSALWQWKKNLRRATRITSNIGMIFGLTLVVLGLLSIVTGNFIGGLWWVLIGLFLRGAAQLSYRQLLVRRALEGEAVRQFMSTEPITVSPTTSLKDVVENYIYRYHHRMFPVTQNGKLVGCISSREVRDIPQQQWDQKAVQELVRPCSEDNTMSPDLDAVKALGRMRRDGNSRFMVVDDGRLVGILSLKDLLKFLSLKMELEEDVPPRLAGLGSQPE
- a CDS encoding formamidopyrimidine-DNA glycosylase, producing the protein MPELPDVAVFGQYINATALHRNIVRATASDARVVMGDSLKALQRKLKADALDSTARHGKYLGVRLASGRCLVLHFGMTGNIKYLKVNGDPPKYSKLVLQFEDHYQLAYINKRRLGRIQLVEDWDAFLGGASLGPDALQIKKSDFIQLLTVGKGSVKTRLMNQNVLAGLGNVYTDETLFQSGIHPATHVSRITRARASDIWRTMRHVLRTAIDRKADPNSLPDSWLTPQRGENQCPCCKGKLRRTKVSGRTSVFCPHCQHK
- a CDS encoding bacteriocin family protein produces the protein MMTDWHRRTLAPLTPEAWNEVDSTARRILTSQLSARRLVDFDGPHQPLMGAANSGRLEISKTEGPGGVPWGLRKVEPLVELRIPFVVNQMELDNITRGCRNPDLSALEKAAGKLVRFEETAIYHGFEAGGIQGITPSSSHDAVPLPSDAGALTQSVAEGVRTLRVSGIGGPYALVLGGEPFFALMQAGTTGYPPIRIIRNTLGGEVLWSPALQGGVLLSTRGGDFELVVGEDISIGYAMHDRDKVELYLAESFTFRVHEPAAALALQSA